One part of the Rutidosis leptorrhynchoides isolate AG116_Rl617_1_P2 chromosome 1, CSIRO_AGI_Rlap_v1, whole genome shotgun sequence genome encodes these proteins:
- the LOC139860325 gene encoding cytochrome P450 711A1-like isoform X3, translated as MSKGLFCLRESRWKTMRNAIVSVYQPSHLAKLIPMMHSFIENTEQNIHTDNQDVNLDDLLHKVTTDMFGKAAFGFDFGLSKSNKNHHEDQRANSFIKEHLYSLHMLKMSLSGSFSIIIGLLFPILQEPIRQIFKRIPYTMDWKIDRTNMNLSNHVNNIVAKKMEVKEMESKDFLSLILNVIRESDDVSRNLFTPDYISSLAYEHLLAGSPSTAFTICTVIYLVSGHLQVEKKLLAEIDAFGPHDQVPTADDLQSRFPYLDQVIKESMRFYVGSPLVARETSRLVELGGYILPKGTWVWLAIGVLAKDPKNFPEPEEFKPERFDPNCDEEKQRHPYAWIPFGIGPRACVGQKFAMQEIKLTLIHLYQRYVFQHSPNMESPLEFEYGMSLSFKYGVKVRAMKRTQC; from the exons ATGAGTAAAGGTCTCTTTTGTCTAAG GGAATCAAGATGGAAAACAATGAGAAACGCAATAGTTTCAGTCTACCAACCATCACATTTGGCAAAATTAATCCCAATGATGCATTCATTCATTGAGAACACTGAACAAAACATTCATACAGATAATCAAGATGTGAATCTTGATGACTTATTACACAAAGTGACTACTGATATGTTTGGAAAAGCTGCATTCGGGTTTGATTTTGGTCTCTCTAAATCAAACAAAAATCATCATGAAGATCAACGTGCCAATTCGTTTATCAAGGAGCACTTATACTCTCTACATATGCTCAAGATGAGCTTGTCAGGCTCGTTTTCAATCATCATAGGCCTCCTTTTCCCGATACTTCAAGAGCCAATTCGCCAAATATTCAAGAGAATTCCATACACTATGGACTGGAAAATCGATCGAACAAACATGAATTTGAGCAACCATGTTAACAATATTGTGGCCAAGAAAATGGAAGTCAAAGAAATGGAGTCAAAAGATTTCTTGTcattaatattgaatgtaataagaGAATCAGATGATGTTTCTAGGAACTTATTTACACCAGATTACATCAGTAGCTTAGCATACGAGCACCTTTTGGCTGGATCACCATCAACAGCATTCACAATTTGTACTGTCATTTATCTTGTTTCTGGGCATTTACAAGTTGAGAAAAAACTGCTTGCTGAGATCGACGCATTCGGTCCACACGATCAAGTGCCAACTGCTGATGATCTTCAATCAAGATTCCCATATCTTGATCAG GTGATCAAAGAATCAATGAGGTTTTATGTAGGTTCTCCTTTAGTAGCAAGGGAAACGTCAAGACTAGTAGAGCTTGGAGGTTACATTCTCCCTAAG GGGACATGGGTGTGGTTAGCAATTGGAGTTCTAGCTAAGGATCCCAAGAATTTCCCTGAACCCGAAGAGTTCAAGCCCGAGAGATTTGACCCGAATTGTGATGAAGAGAAACAAAGGCATCCTTATGCATGGATACCCTTTGGGATTGGGCCTCGAGCGTGCGTCGGTCAAAAGTTTGCAATGCAAGAAATTAAGCTCACTTTGATTCATTTATACCAGAGATACGTATTTCAGCACTCCCCAAACATGGAAAGCCCTTTGGAATTCGAATATGGTATGTCTCTCAGTTTCAAATACGGTGTTAAAGTTAGAGCCATGAAACGGACGCAATGCTAG
- the LOC139860325 gene encoding cytochrome P450 711A1-like isoform X1, translating into MLIRFHMGRQPLVIVADAELCKEAGIKKFKDLSDRGVPSAVLGSPLMSKGLFCLRESRWKTMRNAIVSVYQPSHLAKLIPMMHSFIENTEQNIHTDNQDVNLDDLLHKVTTDMFGKAAFGFDFGLSKSNKNHHEDQRANSFIKEHLYSLHMLKMSLSGSFSIIIGLLFPILQEPIRQIFKRIPYTMDWKIDRTNMNLSNHVNNIVAKKMEVKEMESKDFLSLILNVIRESDDVSRNLFTPDYISSLAYEHLLAGSPSTAFTICTVIYLVSGHLQVEKKLLAEIDAFGPHDQVPTADDLQSRFPYLDQVIKESMRFYVGSPLVARETSRLVELGGYILPKGTWVWLAIGVLAKDPKNFPEPEEFKPERFDPNCDEEKQRHPYAWIPFGIGPRACVGQKFAMQEIKLTLIHLYQRYVFQHSPNMESPLEFEYGMSLSFKYGVKVRAMKRTQC; encoded by the exons ATGCTGATCAGATTTCATATGGGAAGACAACCACTTGTAATTGTTGCTGATGCAGAGTTATGCAAAGAAGCTGGAATCAAGAAATTTAAAGACCTATCCGATAGAGGTGTCCCTTCTGCCGTATTAGGTTCCCCACTTATGAGTAAAGGTCTCTTTTGTCTAAG GGAATCAAGATGGAAAACAATGAGAAACGCAATAGTTTCAGTCTACCAACCATCACATTTGGCAAAATTAATCCCAATGATGCATTCATTCATTGAGAACACTGAACAAAACATTCATACAGATAATCAAGATGTGAATCTTGATGACTTATTACACAAAGTGACTACTGATATGTTTGGAAAAGCTGCATTCGGGTTTGATTTTGGTCTCTCTAAATCAAACAAAAATCATCATGAAGATCAACGTGCCAATTCGTTTATCAAGGAGCACTTATACTCTCTACATATGCTCAAGATGAGCTTGTCAGGCTCGTTTTCAATCATCATAGGCCTCCTTTTCCCGATACTTCAAGAGCCAATTCGCCAAATATTCAAGAGAATTCCATACACTATGGACTGGAAAATCGATCGAACAAACATGAATTTGAGCAACCATGTTAACAATATTGTGGCCAAGAAAATGGAAGTCAAAGAAATGGAGTCAAAAGATTTCTTGTcattaatattgaatgtaataagaGAATCAGATGATGTTTCTAGGAACTTATTTACACCAGATTACATCAGTAGCTTAGCATACGAGCACCTTTTGGCTGGATCACCATCAACAGCATTCACAATTTGTACTGTCATTTATCTTGTTTCTGGGCATTTACAAGTTGAGAAAAAACTGCTTGCTGAGATCGACGCATTCGGTCCACACGATCAAGTGCCAACTGCTGATGATCTTCAATCAAGATTCCCATATCTTGATCAG GTGATCAAAGAATCAATGAGGTTTTATGTAGGTTCTCCTTTAGTAGCAAGGGAAACGTCAAGACTAGTAGAGCTTGGAGGTTACATTCTCCCTAAG GGGACATGGGTGTGGTTAGCAATTGGAGTTCTAGCTAAGGATCCCAAGAATTTCCCTGAACCCGAAGAGTTCAAGCCCGAGAGATTTGACCCGAATTGTGATGAAGAGAAACAAAGGCATCCTTATGCATGGATACCCTTTGGGATTGGGCCTCGAGCGTGCGTCGGTCAAAAGTTTGCAATGCAAGAAATTAAGCTCACTTTGATTCATTTATACCAGAGATACGTATTTCAGCACTCCCCAAACATGGAAAGCCCTTTGGAATTCGAATATGGTATGTCTCTCAGTTTCAAATACGGTGTTAAAGTTAGAGCCATGAAACGGACGCAATGCTAG
- the LOC139860325 gene encoding cytochrome P450 711A1-like isoform X2: MGRQPLVIVADAELCKEAGIKKFKDLSDRGVPSAVLGSPLMSKGLFCLRESRWKTMRNAIVSVYQPSHLAKLIPMMHSFIENTEQNIHTDNQDVNLDDLLHKVTTDMFGKAAFGFDFGLSKSNKNHHEDQRANSFIKEHLYSLHMLKMSLSGSFSIIIGLLFPILQEPIRQIFKRIPYTMDWKIDRTNMNLSNHVNNIVAKKMEVKEMESKDFLSLILNVIRESDDVSRNLFTPDYISSLAYEHLLAGSPSTAFTICTVIYLVSGHLQVEKKLLAEIDAFGPHDQVPTADDLQSRFPYLDQVIKESMRFYVGSPLVARETSRLVELGGYILPKGTWVWLAIGVLAKDPKNFPEPEEFKPERFDPNCDEEKQRHPYAWIPFGIGPRACVGQKFAMQEIKLTLIHLYQRYVFQHSPNMESPLEFEYGMSLSFKYGVKVRAMKRTQC, from the exons ATGGGAAGACAACCACTTGTAATTGTTGCTGATGCAGAGTTATGCAAAGAAGCTGGAATCAAGAAATTTAAAGACCTATCCGATAGAGGTGTCCCTTCTGCCGTATTAGGTTCCCCACTTATGAGTAAAGGTCTCTTTTGTCTAAG GGAATCAAGATGGAAAACAATGAGAAACGCAATAGTTTCAGTCTACCAACCATCACATTTGGCAAAATTAATCCCAATGATGCATTCATTCATTGAGAACACTGAACAAAACATTCATACAGATAATCAAGATGTGAATCTTGATGACTTATTACACAAAGTGACTACTGATATGTTTGGAAAAGCTGCATTCGGGTTTGATTTTGGTCTCTCTAAATCAAACAAAAATCATCATGAAGATCAACGTGCCAATTCGTTTATCAAGGAGCACTTATACTCTCTACATATGCTCAAGATGAGCTTGTCAGGCTCGTTTTCAATCATCATAGGCCTCCTTTTCCCGATACTTCAAGAGCCAATTCGCCAAATATTCAAGAGAATTCCATACACTATGGACTGGAAAATCGATCGAACAAACATGAATTTGAGCAACCATGTTAACAATATTGTGGCCAAGAAAATGGAAGTCAAAGAAATGGAGTCAAAAGATTTCTTGTcattaatattgaatgtaataagaGAATCAGATGATGTTTCTAGGAACTTATTTACACCAGATTACATCAGTAGCTTAGCATACGAGCACCTTTTGGCTGGATCACCATCAACAGCATTCACAATTTGTACTGTCATTTATCTTGTTTCTGGGCATTTACAAGTTGAGAAAAAACTGCTTGCTGAGATCGACGCATTCGGTCCACACGATCAAGTGCCAACTGCTGATGATCTTCAATCAAGATTCCCATATCTTGATCAG GTGATCAAAGAATCAATGAGGTTTTATGTAGGTTCTCCTTTAGTAGCAAGGGAAACGTCAAGACTAGTAGAGCTTGGAGGTTACATTCTCCCTAAG GGGACATGGGTGTGGTTAGCAATTGGAGTTCTAGCTAAGGATCCCAAGAATTTCCCTGAACCCGAAGAGTTCAAGCCCGAGAGATTTGACCCGAATTGTGATGAAGAGAAACAAAGGCATCCTTATGCATGGATACCCTTTGGGATTGGGCCTCGAGCGTGCGTCGGTCAAAAGTTTGCAATGCAAGAAATTAAGCTCACTTTGATTCATTTATACCAGAGATACGTATTTCAGCACTCCCCAAACATGGAAAGCCCTTTGGAATTCGAATATGGTATGTCTCTCAGTTTCAAATACGGTGTTAAAGTTAGAGCCATGAAACGGACGCAATGCTAG